One Glycine max cultivar Williams 82 chromosome 3, Glycine_max_v4.0, whole genome shotgun sequence DNA window includes the following coding sequences:
- the LOC100811623 gene encoding NPL4-like protein 1, translated as MMLRIRSRDGLERVSVENPHSTTVSYLKRIIETQLGIPVHNQTLSTNQNLLLAKSLEDLHRFTDMSNPDAPLSSLNLGHGSMVFLAYEGERRVAGPAFNPAGSFGRKMTMDDLIAKQMRVTRQENPHCELVSFDRDCANAFQHYVNDTLAFAVKRGGFMYGTVSEEGKVEVDFIYEPPQQGSEDNLVFFRDTEEEKFVEAIAVGLGMTKVGFIFTQTITQDKKDYTLSNREVLQAVEYHAESGLKEWVTAVVKLEANEEMGGADVHFEAFQMSDVCVRLFKEGWFETEIKEDDDPKLSKMKKDVVVGVKDTREVDNDFFLVVVKIADHQGPLSSSFPIENRNTQVPMKALKNHLDRTKNLPFVKRISDFHLLLVLARVLDLNADVPALTECVQTQTSVPEGYQILIESMASTA; from the exons ATGATGCTCAGAATTCGTAGCCGCGACGGCCTGGAGCGAGTGAGCGTCGAAAACCCCCACAGCACAACAGTGTCATACCTAAAACGGATCATCGAAACCCAATTGGGAATCCCTGTTCACAACCAAACCCTGTCCACAAACCAGAACCTCCTCTTGGCAAAATCCCTAGAAGATCTCCACCGATTCACCGACATGTCCAACCCCGACGCGCCTCTCTCGTCTCTCAACCTCGGCCACGGCTCCATGGTCTTCCTGGCCTACGAGGGTGAGCGCCGCGTGGCCGGCCCCGCCTTCAACCCCGCCGGCTCCTTCGGCCGCAAGATGACCATGGATGACCTCATCGCCAAGCAGATGCGCGTCACGCGCCAGGAGAATCCGCACTGCGAGCTCGTCTCCTTTGACCGCGACTGCGCCAACGCCTTCCAGCACTACGTCAACGACACTCTCGCCTTCGCCGTCAAGCGCGGCGGCTTCATGTATGGCACCGTCTCGGAGGAGGGAAAGGTCGAGGTGGACTTCATCTACGAGCCTCCTCAGCAGGGTTCGGAGGACAATCTCGTCTTTTTCAGGGATACCGAAGAGGAAAAGTTTGTTGAGGCTATTGCGGTGGGGTTGGGGATGACGAAGGTTGGGTTTATTTTCACGCAGACGATAACTCAGGATAAGAAGGATTACACTTTGTCGAACAGGGAGGTGCTTCAGGCTGTGGAGTACCATGCGGAGAGTGGGTTGAAGGAGTGGGTTACTGCTGTGGTTAAGCTTGAGGCGAATGAGGAAATGGGTGGTGCAGATGTGCATTTTGAAGCGTTTCAAATGAGTGATGTGTGTGTGAGGTTGTTTAAGGAAGGGTGGTTCGAGACGGAGATCAAGGAGGACGATGATCCCAAGTTGTCTAAGATGAAGAAGGATGTGGTTGTTGGGGTTAAGGATACTAGAGAGGTTGACAATGATTTCTTCTTGGTCGTTGTCAAAATCGCTGATCATCAG GGTCCTCTTTCATCATCGTTTCCCATTGAGAACCGGAACACTCAAGTGCCTATGAAGGCTTTGAAGAATCATCTGGACCGGACAAAAAATCTTCCATTTGTGAAGCGAATTTCTGATTTTCATCTTCTCCTTGTATTAGCGAGGGTTTTAGACCTGAATGCTGATGTTCCTGCATTGACGGAATGTGTGCAGACACAGACTTCTGTTCCAGAAGGTTACCAGATCCTTATCGAGTCTATGGCAAGCACTGCTTGA
- the LOC100812153 gene encoding peroxidase 3: MKIRFFLVACLAVFCVLGVCQGGNLRKKFYRKSCPQAEQIVRTKIQQHVSACPNLPAKLIRLHFHDCFVRGCDGSVLLDSTATNIAEKDAIPNLSLAGFDVIDDIKEALEAKCPGIVSCADILALAARDSVSAVKPAWEVLTGRRDGTVSVSGEALANLPAPFYNFTTLKASFASKNLNVHDLVVLSGAHTIGIGHCNLFSKRLFNFTGKGDQDPSLNPTYANFLKTKCQGLSDNTTTVKMDPNSSNTFDSNYYSILRQNKGLFQSDAALLTTKMSRNIVNKLVKKDKFFTKFGHSMKRMGAIEVLTGSAGEIRRKCSVVNA, translated from the exons ATGAAGATAAGATTTTTTCTTGTAGCTTGTTTGGCAGTGTTCTGTGTCTTAGGGGTTTGTCAAGGAGGCAACCTCAGAAAGAAATTCTACAGGAAATCCTGTCCTCAAGCCGAGCAGATTGTTAGGACCAAAATCCAGCAACATGTCTCTGCATGCCCCAATTTGCCTGCCAAGTTGATTAGATTGCATTTTCATGACTGTTTTGTCAGG GGTTGTGATGGCTCAGTTTTGCTGGACTCCACTGCCACCAACATTGCAGAGAAGGATGCCATTCCCAATTTATCTTTGGCTGGCTTTGATGTCATAGATGACATTAAAGAAGCATTGGAGGCTAAATGTCCCGGAATTGTATCTTGTGCTGACATACTAGCTTTGGCAGCTAGGGATTCTGTTTCTGCAGTCAAA CCTGCGTGGGAAGTGCTTACCGGTAGAAGAGATGGCACAGTATCCGTAAGTGGTGAAGCCTTGGCCAATCTGCCGGCACCTTTCTACAATTTCACCACGCTCAAAGCAAGCTTTGCTAGTAAAAATCTTAATGTGCACGACCTGGTTGTATTATCag GAGCTCACACAATTGGGATAGGTCACTGTAACTTATTCAGTAAAAGGCTTTTCAACTTCACCGGAAAAGGTGATCAAGATCCTTCTTTGAACCCTACTTATGCCAATTTCTTGAAGACAAAATGCCAAGGTCTCAGTGACAACACTACAACAGTAAAGATGGATCCTAACAGCTCAAACACCTTTGACAGTAACTATTATTCTATCCTTCGCCAGAACAAGGGTCTATTCCAATCAGATGCTGCCCTTTTAACAACAAAGATGTCAAGAAACATTGTCAACAAATTGGTCAAAAAAGACAAGTTCTTCACAAAGTTTGGGCATTCAATGAAGAGAATGGGAGCAATTGAGGTTCTCACAGGCTCCGCTGGGGAAATTAGGAGGAAGTGCTCTGTTGTCAACGCTTAA
- the LOC100775970 gene encoding peroxidase 3 gives MKMRFFLVACLAVFCILGVCQGGNLRKKFYKKTCPQAEEIVRTKIQEHVSARPDLPAKLIRMHFHDCFVRGCDGSVLLDSTATNTAEKDSIPNLSLAGFDVIDDIKEALEAKCPGTVSCADILALAARDTVSVKFNKPTWEVLTGRRDGTVSISGEALANLPAPFFNFTQLKESFASKGLTVHDLVVLSGAHTIGIGHCNLFSNRLFNFTGKGDQDPSLNPTYANFLKTKCQGLSDTTTTVEMDPNSSNTFDSDYYSILRQNKGLFQSDAALLTTKISRNIVNELVNQNKFFTEFGQSMKRMGAIEVLTGSAGEIRKKCSVVNS, from the exons ATGAAGATGAGATTTTTTCTTGTAGCTTGTTTGGCAGTGTTCTGCATCCTAGGGGTTTGCCAAGGAGGCAACCTCAGAAAGAAATTCTACAAGAAAACATGTCCTCAAGCTGAGGAGATTGTTAGGACGAAAATCCAGGAACATGTCTCTGCAAGGCCTGATTTGCCTGCCAAGTTGATTAGAATGCATTTTCATGATTGTTTTGTCAGG GGTTGTGATGGTTCAGTTTTGCTGGACTCCACTGCCACCAACACTGCAGAGAAGGACTCCATTCCCAACTTATCTTTGGCTGGCTTTGATGTCATAGATGACATTAAAGAAGCATTGGAGGCTAAATGTCCCGGAACTGTGTCTTGTGCTGATATATTAGCATTGGCAGCTAGGGATACTGTTTCTGTCAAA TTTAATAAGCCAACATGGGAAGTACTTACCGGTAGAAGAGATGGCACAGTATCCATAAGTGGTGAAGCCTTAGCTAATCTGCCAGCACCTTTCTTCAACTTCACCCAGCTCAAAGAAAGCTTTGCTAGCAAAGGGCTTACTGTGCATGACTTGGTTGTATTATCAg gaGCACACACAATTGGGATAGGTCACTGCAACTTATTCAGTAACAGGCTTTTCAATTTCACCGGAAAAGGTGATCAAGATCCTTCATTGAATCCTACTTATGCCAATTTCTTGAAGACAAAATGCCAAGGTCTCAGTGACACCACCACAACAGTAGAGATGGATCCTAACAGCTCAAACACCTTTGACAGTGACTATTATTCTATCCTTCGCCAGAATAAGGGTCTATTCCAATCAGATGCTGCTCTTTTAACAACTAAGATATCAAGAAACATTGTCAACGAATTGGTTAATCAAAACAAGTTCTTCACAGAGTTTGGACAGTCAATGAAGAGAATGGGAGCCATTGAGGTCCTCACTGGCTCTGCTGGGGAAATAAGGAAGAAGTGCTCTGTTGTCAACTCTTAA